The genome window gctggatttaggTCCATTCACCACgactctctgggctcagccatccagccagttttttacacagcaaagagtacacccctccaagccatgagctgtcagcttctctaggaggatgaTGTGGGAGACAGtggcaaaggctttgctaaagtccaggtagacaacatccacagcctttccctcatccaccaggcGGGTCACCTGGGCATAGAAGGaggtcaggttggtcaggcaggacctgcctttcatgaacccatgctggctgggcctgatcacctggttgtcctgcacttgcctagTGAGCTCACGCAAGATGTAtcactccataatcttccctggtaccgaggtcaggctgaaaggcctgtagttccccgaatcctccttccggcccttcttgtagatgggcatcacattggcaagcctccatttgtctgggacctcccctgttaaccaagactgctgataaatgatggagagtggcttggcaagctcctccgccagctccctcactACTCTCGAGTGGATgccatccggccccatagacttgtgagtgtccaggtggagcagcaggtcataaactgcttcctcctggattatgcggggtttattctgctccctgtccctccctaccagctcagggggctgaataccctggggataactggtctgactattaaagactgaggcaaagaaggcatttagtacctcagccttttcctcatcctcagtagCAACGTTCCCCTCTgcgtccaatagaggatggagattctctttggttctctttttgttgttaatgtatttgtaaaaacattttttgttatcccttacaacagtggccaggttgagttctagctcttggggagattccgattggacacgagaggaaaatttttcacagtgaggacagtcaaccattggaataatctccccagggaagtcgttgactcggccacattggacacttttaagatttggctggacagggtgctgggccatcttgtctagactgtgctcttcctagaaaggttagactagatgatccctgaggtcccttccaacctgtgattctgtgatagctgggcttttgcctaattttctctctggaaGACCTAACGAgatctctgtactcttcttgagctgcctgccccttcttccaaaagtggtagactctcctttttttccctgagtgccagcaaaagctccctgttcagccaggccggttGTCTTCCCCGCCGGTTTGtcttgtggcacttggggacagcctgctcctgtacCTTCAAGAGTTCCTTCTAGAGGagtgcccagccttcctggactcttttgcccttcaggacttcctcccaagggactctccgAACCAGTGCcttgaacaggccaaagtctgccctccagaagtccatggtagtggttctgctgaccccccttcttacttcaccaaggactgagaactcaatcatatccTAGTCGCTAAGCCCAAGACCGCCTCTGACCGCCACATCTCCCAGCAGTcgtaagagtcatcccaccgtgtctctgtgatggtgactaagtcatagctatccctctgtacaatggcttccagctcctcctgtttgttgcccatgctgcgtgtgTTGgcgtagatgcacttgagctgggctattggtttcacccccaaccctggcatgccacccctaggctcctctctagtggacctggctatatccccttccccctttgaaCCTAGGTTAAAGCCCTCTCAATGAGCCCCACCAACTCatgtgcaagaatccttttccccctttgagataggtgaactccatctgccGCCAGCAGGCCCggtgccatgtaaacctccccatgatcaaaaaaacccaaaattccaccgatggcaccagcctctgagccacgtgttaatcagatgagttttcctgttcctttcagtattattcttcCCTGCCATTGATGGGATTGAGGTAAACACTACCTGCGCTCCCGGTCCTTCAACTAGtcaccccagtgccctgaagtaccttttgattgctcttgggcttctctctgcaacctcatcactgcccacctgcaTAACCAACAGTGGGTCAGTATTAACTTATATTAAGTTGCATTGACTAcgataatattttaatattaataaatctcaTCATAAACTGAAAGTACAGGCTCAAATATGTAACATGGGAAGACAGAACATAAAACCACTCATGCTCCAACAGCATGCTTGACCTATTGCAGTTTATAAAGGCTGCTAATAGTCATCTTCTTTCACAAAGATGGGGGCAGGGGACCCTTTCCCCACCTCTCCTCCAAAGAGGTGTCATTTTGGTTTATCTCAGAAGCTGTTGCATACTTGTTTAGATGAACTAAATTTACTGCCCTTCTTCAAACCCTGACACAGGAAACAGCATCAACAGGGCACTTATGATGCGGTGTTCTAGTGTAAACATGCTACAGAAACAGGCAGAATtgtgagattattttttcaaggGGTTTTTGCTTGGagggcttttaaaaagtaagtgCTTAGAACagaagctgtgatttttttttttttaaccttctgtCCCCAGTGCTTCAGACCTGCACTTGACCCCAGGTGACTGCCAAGATGAGAGCCATAAGGCTCACCCGCTCCCCCAACAGCAAAGCcaatcaggaagaaaacaaaatgcaagccACCCAGTGAAAGAAAGGGGAACCACCACTTTCCTGAACAGCGCTTCTGGTGCCGCAATTTCAATATGCAAAGTTAACGCAACTACATCACCTCacagcacttctttttttcctcgGGCACAGCTGCCGGCAGGGTGGCTTCAAACGAGATCGAGGAACCGCTGCAGTGTGTGGAAGACAACACAGATTTAcagagggttttgtttttgttgtgttttgttttgtttttttaagggttCCTTCTAGGTATTAAGggccctcctccctgccccctctCACAGTCCTTCAGCGGAGGGCAGACAGCTGGTGAAGGCCCGGCCTTGGCGGTGTCTCCcctcagcagcactgcagccctgACTGGGCCTGGCTCCAGGCTAGGCTGTAGGAGCAGGCAGGGCCCTGCCGTCAGCCCCACAAGCCTCCCTCGGTTGGCATGAAGCGGCGAATACAGAGACTAGCCCCATGGGAgactttttggtttgttggggtttgtttttttttttttttttttccttctccccccccgcaccccagcTGGGGCGGGGGAGGTGGGAACGAGTAACAAATGGACGCGTCCCCTTTAAACACCTCCCCCCGCCCTTTCCACGTGGTGCAGGGCGGGGATTCCGTGATACGTCACTTCTGTTTCTGTCGTGGTGTAGAAGAGCTGCGTGTGGAGTAGGACGTGAGTTTTAGGGTTCTCCCTCGTGCCCAGTTGGGGCTGCCGCCATTTTCTCTATCGCCTATCCGTGGTTGTTGGTGGCTCGGTACCTTCTGGCTGGTGCAGGAGAGGTTCGCTGGGTAATCGTATGGCGAgactttcccttttccttggCTGCTTCCTGTCCTCTGCGGGAGGAATGTTCCGCTGTGGAGCGGGCGTGGGGTGGGAGCCGCTGCCATGTTGGGGGGCAAAGAATTTGAGCGAGGGAGAAAATGGCGATAGGGAGCCATCCGGCTGcgtccgtccccccccccccccgtccccccccccgcgcTGGGATCTGGCTGCTCACTGGCCATCCCcggcactttttttttttttttttctgttgtgtttccttttctcttcttcgtCGCCGGTAATCTGCACCCCTCTTTCTGCCACCCCGCCCCGGGAGGACCTGAGCGTTCTTGCCCGCACCCTCCCGTCGGGCCCTCGTTCTTTTCCCCTGGGGGGGCAACACGAGCCgtagaaaagaggaagaggggaggaaaatgGCGGCTGGAGTCCGCCTACCTGGTTTTCCTAGCTCGCACTCGCTTGTCTTTCTCATATTCTTTTCCCTCGTCCTCGCTTGGCCTGTCTTGTTCCACCCTCGCTCTCCCCGATGCTTCGGTGTCCTCACGCTCTGCCTTGCCAGCTTCTCTCGAGGGGCACCCACCAGCCCCAATTTCTTCCAGTTTCCGCCCCCGCCTTCCTCCATATTGTTACTTCCTTATCCTTATGCGGTCTCTGGGGTTATCCTCTGCTGGTGATCCCGCCCACCGCGTATCGGACTTGTTCGGCTTCCCGATTTCATGTCATCGCTGTACTTATTTTTACATTGTCCTATTccagctctcctctgcctccatcCTGCAGCGTGGTTTATATGTGCTTCCCATACcctgtttcattttcagtgctACAGCTTCCATCGTTGTGTTCCAAAGTACTACAGCAGAATTTGCCCTACTTTAGAACCACATTGATCCATTAGCATTCTTCTTCAGACTCCgttttttcctttgcacatAGTTTATTTCATTGccagtttaaaaatactgctgttcctcccccccccccccccccttgagATATGCTTCTTTAATCTTTTACTAGCCTTTCCTAGCTGTGgtttattttataaagtttCTTCCTGCGttacttatttttgttttgaaagatcaGATAAGCTATTTATTTGTTACAAAGGGTTTCTAGTAGCAGGCAAGATTTTCAACTGCTATAGCTAACCACATGTTTGCATACTAGAGAGATGTAGAAGCACACATGGCAGCATGCGTTCAAGGAAAGTCGAATGTCTGCTTGTCTGGCAAATGAATAGACTCTAATGACTGATGTGGTAAAGCTGCAGTGGAAATGTTAACTGTAATGCTGTAGTTCACTGTAACTAAAATGTTTGttgcgtgtttttttttttttttttcccccagactTTTGTGTTATTGATTGGAACTTTAGCTTCATGTATGGTGATTATGCGCCTGTTGCTTGCAAATTCAACTAGGTGAAATGCCTATGTAAGAAGATAGATAGCGCTGGGGCCTTAATCATTTATATTTATGAATGTAATATTGAGAATTCAACTGGAGGACAgtattgtattgtattttttACATTATGGTTTCTACCATACTGGGGGGGTCTATGAAACTGGTGAAAAATGACCCCTTTGTAAACAGTTCAGAATCTAAACCACTGCATTTAAGGCAGTTGCAGCAAAAAGGGGAAGAGATATAAGAGGGAAGGGTGTTTGAGATCACATCTGCAACGTGTATTAAAGCTTATATGAAAAGGCAGGAAAGTCTTCAGGAGGGTTTTTAATAAGATGAGCCTTTGCAAACAGGTTTGAGGATGGCTTTCTAGCCATAATGGGATGTATTCATTGCATAGTGTTCTCATGTTATCTTTCTCTTCCTAGAATGCCTAAGTCAAAGGAACTTGTGTCTTCAAGCTCATCTGTCAGTGACTCAGATAGTGAAGTTGACAAAAAGGTGAAGATCATATGCAGTTTAACTACTGTATTAACTCTTATATTTCAGGCTGGGGTTAAAGAATTAGGTGAGCGTTATATCACAAAATGCATGTCATTCCATATGATTTATCAGACACTTAACCCCAAAACGTGgggccccccccccacctccaaaGCAACAACtccaaagcaacaaaaccaaaacaaataaaacccaccCTGCAAGATTAGGGTTTGGGTGgatgctttttgctttgcagtaAACTTCTCTTCTTAAgttgcattttgctttcttcaggaCTTTCCATATGGTATATCTAGCCACAAGCTTCCTGGAATTATTTGCTGCTTGTGGCAAGTGATAGAAGGCTTCTGTATAAGCTGCCCCTGGTGGCAAGAACTTGGACTAACTTTCAggccacccccccacccccttcatTTTGGTATCTGGATTATTTGCAAGtccaaaacaaaaacttctaCTTGCCCTTGTCATCCATGTCACTTGCATATCTTGTTCACatgctctttttctctgtttcagatTCTTACATTTACTGTAATACTATCTGTTAGTTTCTCACTTAAAAGCTGTGCCAATCTGAATGTCTGAGTTGATAATTTTAACATTAACTGTTTAGACGTATAAATTTagtgttcatttatttttaatagttatttaatttataaGTTTGTATAGATGTACCAGtcattacaaacaaaaaaagaaaaattcactgTTGCATTCAGTTTAAGAAATGCTAGGTGGTAATGCAGACATCAGGTCTTTTAGTGCAGTATGCGAAGAGACTCAGTCTGCTTTACTGAATTGGTTCAAATGTGACTTGGTTGCACTTAGCAAATTAGGTGTTTTGTCCATTCTTAATATAAGAGAAAATGGTCAggtgatttttgttgttgttgttaggGAAATGTATTCCTGAAAACAACAGTCTGCTTCTGTGGGCAGTaaggtggtgggttttggttttgtgtgttttgttttttttttttttccccgacAACCTCACATATTTGTTGGAactgttttgtctttaaaaggTATTATCTACAATATGATTCTAGCAGGTGAGACTAATTTTTGGTATCTTTGTATTATTCTTTCCTTGGGGTAGGCATGATTACTATATAACCATTAGTAGAAATAGTAACTTTGTAGCGTCTGCTAGTAAAGTAATCTGATTTACAGGTGATATTGtctgaatgttttaaaagtgtttaGTTTATCATGCTATGGACAGAGATTGGactccaattaaaaaaaaaaacaaaccacccaacaaaaacaaaataaccaaaaaaaaccaaaccccccaaaactcaaacaaaaccaacaaacgACTCCTCTGCTGGATTTGATTTCCAGATCCTTTCTTCATTATCTCATTGTCGTGTCCCTGTCGTGTGTCCGTCCGTGtcaccccccccacccacccccccaaacaGTTGTTAGCTGTCCTGTATTTTTCATTGCACTCAGtggaaaggaaggcaaagctTCCATCAgactaaaattttaattaaaactactGAACTGACAATATTACTGTGTAAAAAGAGTAGGCTTTTTGAAGTGTATTTTGATCTAATCCAATTCTCTTTAAATGCAAAGTATTATGGTAAACTTCACTGGGAACAGAATTAGGCtcatttgaagatttttttttttaaattccagtcTAAATGTACAGTATTGGATACCTGCCTTCACAGAAGGAAGGTGATAATGTGTATTGCATAGTAGTAGTTTGTGACCTCTAATCCAAACTTTTTTGTAACTTATAAAATGTGTTGTGGTTcatgcatttctcttttttttttttttttatttttattcttgctcCAAGGCAAAGCGGAAAAAGCAAGCAGCTCCAGAAAAGcctgtaaagaaacaaaagactgGTGAAAGTTCAAAGGGTGCAGCTTCTTCTAAGCAAAACAGTAACAGAGATGAGAATATGTTTCAGGTAAAATTGACTCTCTTAGAGCCTGGTTAAGGTAACCATTTACATCATATTCAGTATAAATTTTATTAAGTGATCTGAATATCTTAATAGCATGGTGCTTGGCCAAAGGGGATTGCGATGCTAGCATGCAGATGAGATGCTCAGAAAAAGCTTTGTCAGGTTTCAGTAGAGTAAAAGAATCTGGCAATTGATTCTAACCCTTATGTCTTTGCCCATGGTAACTTTCTGGGTAGTCATTTTGTCTGTAAATACAGCACTTACCGTGAGTATACTGTAAATATTAGATCAGGACAGTCTCtacatgaaaatgttttttaatccAGGCTCTTGAAAGAAAGGTTCTTGGAAACCAAAGTATGGACTCTTCATTCCTATTTAACTAGGTCAAGGGCAACTTGGCTTCTGTCTTATAAGACAGTGTCCTggaaaaagttttgtttgttcctTTTCTGATGCAGGTTTTTCTCACTGAACATCCAAAAAGATTGTAATTTTTGacattgtctttatttttaagatgggATGAATGTACATTTTCAGTAGCAAGAAGTATTTGTGAATTCAGGGTGTTGCAGTTCCTGGGGTTAGCTGAGGCAGTAGCAGTGTGTGCTGAAAGTTGTGTAAGAATATGCGTAGCTCGGAATTACCTGTTTTAGGGGTGCGGATTAAGACTTATTTAATGTCTGTGACTAGGTGGCTTGAAAAGGGTCAAGGGATAGGAAAGGAACTTAAATTCTTAGACTTAGGTTCTTAAGTTTGAAAGGGTATGGGAGAGGTGCCTAATAAGATGGTCCCAATGCTGAGTAAGGCAAAATAAATGGTTTTGGGCTGTAGCATCAATTCTCACTTTCCTCTTCATGTATAATTGGAGGGAGAGCTTCAGTTTAAGACACTGGGCATCAATGCCTGAACTTCCCCACTGaatgaagaatatatttttagttcTGTTGGGGAATGCTTTGATCCCTGTAGCTAAAAATGAGATAGTATCTTCTACGCTTAATGAGGTGAACTGCAGTTAGAactcaacaaaaacaaacccaccccaccccccaaaccgCCTATGTACCTATGTATAGGCTTTACGCTATGTTTGTAATAGGTTCAGAAGTTCCAGCCTTggggaaaaagattaaaaattttaatgctCTCCTGATGGGGGGGAgccaaccccccaaaaccccctttcaaataaaagcaaaagtatttGTGTGCTCTGATTTCTTTCAGCCTTTTTGacctaagaaaataaaaagttacgAAAAACAGACAGTAGAGAACTCATTAGTCTGATAAGAGCACTATTCTTCCGGTGTTGAGTAAAATATAGAGAAAATGTCAATATCACCTTGACCTAAAACATCGGTGTTCCTTAGTCTCTTACTTGCCTTTTAGTTACTCAACAACAAAAGtggcttgtttggttttttttttagatttcctATTGTGTTACATGAAGcattgtgggcttttttttttttttccatgctataTCAGCTTCAGTTGCATCTTAGTTAATGCACAGTTTCAGTGTAGAAGTAGCATTGTAGGTTTGAGGGTACTTCCCCCCCAGGAGAGCATGCTAGTTGCATGTTATTTTTTAGgtatggttttgtttgttctagGACTATTAGTAATACTAGaaactctcctttctgcttccACATGGTAGTAAAATGATCTCTGTACAAGTGACTGCAGTATAACTTACAAGTGTGGCTTCAGCTGATGGAAATCAGGCTGTAAAGCATTCATAGAATAGTCAGAAGTTCTGTGGCATCCATATTGTGTGTGGGAGTGGCAGAAAATTATGTGAAACTTAGTGATTTGCTGTTCTACACCTTTGGGCTATGTTCTTAAAGTATATAGCTTCCCTTAATGTTGAGCTCATTGTGACTGCCCTACTCAGAAGATTCAGCATTTTCATAAAGAtctatgttttattatttttgtttgaaactATTGGTGTAATGGTATTCTTGAAACTAATTATGAAGAATAGAATAATTGTAAGTAGAAGGGAATTAATTCAGTATAAGAGACCAagtgtattttatttgcatgtctTGGCCTTTTTAGGTTTTATAGGTAGCCTAGTATACTTTGGAATTTGTTAAAGGATTTGGGCGCAGTTGGGTGTGGAAATTTATCTTACTCCTATCTGTGATGACTAGAGGCCCCAAGGACAAGCATTATTCATATTAATGTGGAAGGGTTTAGTGTTGATACATTAGATTACTGTCTGTGGCTTCGAGCCAACATGAGTTCTGCATCGTGTGCTTTGGTTAGTTAGATGACAGGATTTTTCAATCTATGCCTGATTTGGATAAGGTTTGTTAATACTGTCAGGATGCAGTATTAATGACTATCCAGAGTGGAACCACATGATGTGACTCCACAGAAATTGTTATTTCAAAAGTAGTTTGCctgttttgggcccccccccctttttttttttttttaatttgggtcAAATTTGCTTTTTGACTTGTGAGAAATAAGTTCTCCAGTTTCCAAGTGTAATGTCTTGACCTATCATAGGCTCCTGAAAGTAGATAAATGTATGTTTGTGATACACTGGAAGGTGATTGATTGTGAAATGCATTGGTGACCACCTAAGTTTCAGAACTAATGTACTAAACCAATTTGCTGTGTTACAGATCTCAGCTGTTTACAGGACTCTATTCTAGGCGCTTATATTAGCTTATTGTGCTTCTTCTAATGGTATGCATATAGTTATCAGCTAAGAAAGAAGgatgctgcttttgctgtttctgtttccaCAGCATGTATACAGTTTAATCAAGGCAAACTGGAAATAGGAGGAAAAATGGCGAAGAAGGTGGTTGCTGAAACTTGTCCAGTTGCATAGCTGTGAAAGAAACTTAGACACAATTCAGTgcattttattctaaaaaatgGAAACctggaaataatgttttaaatgtcttctgatttatttaattCAATAGAATAGTATATCTAAGGAGCTGTGATACTTAGTAAAAAGCATATGAACTTGTCTATGAAGGCTGAACTGCAGTAACTACCCTGCTATAAATCAGTGCAGCCCTTGGAACATTAATGTGGTTAGAGATACAAAGGTGTCTTAGATCACTGAAATTATTCTAGGACTATCGGCTGCTGTGTGAACGAAGAATTGTTCAGAAATGATTCAAGGTCAGAATTGCAGGTAACTGAACTTCAAGAAACATTAACTTAATTCTAGATTTTGATTGAGGTTTTTAAACCATACTTTAGAAGCctatttaaagctttttagcAGTGGCAACTGTTTTGTATAGAGTTCAACTAAGCATTTGAAACTTAATGTGAGCATTCAGCTGAAATCTAGACGGTGGTATAAAACCTAACCTAACTtaacttcagcattttcataTGGAACTGTTTACATTTAAGGTAGACTTACTGATTAAATGATGTGTGCTTTGTATTATTGCCCCTTGCCTTACTGTAGTTGAGTTAAGATGTAGTCTTATCTTCAGTAGTCAAATCCTAAACCCTTTTACTGCATTTACAGCTATAATCTGCTATATTGTATCAGATTTTGTCTCTTAGAGCAAATCTGGAATTACTTGGCAATGCACTAATAGTCTTTGATagacctggaaaaaaaaagacgttATGGAGTACTACTGCTTGAAGCTGGTTTTAGAGGTGACCTTAAAAGTCACTGAAGCATTATAGGGTAAAACCAAGAAATGTTGTTTGTGTATCCTTTGCCAGCAGTGCTGATGGACTTGGGTACGGTACCAAGTTTTTGTCTGAAAGAACTTGGCTACTGTGACATTGTACCTTATTTTTGAATGCTAAATTTGTAGTACTGTGGAAGTATTTAAATCAGTCACAAAATACAATCTTATAAACTTGTTCATTTTAATGGATGCTTTGAAGTAGGAAAACAACTGCTTCAGGCTTATGGTATCTAAAGATGTCccaattgttttaaaataagttttagaGTAAATTTAGCATGAtctgcataagaaaaaaattacttcaagtatgttttatgtttgcttagtgttatatatatatatatatttgtggaaaaaaaacccagcttttaTGGCTTAAACATCTGTGGATTATTTTAATTGGTTGGAGAGTTGTTCATGCTTTCTGGTCAGGCTTAATGCTAGTAAGATGTGTTTGGCTCTCTGTTAAATTATGTCAAAGTGCAAGATGCATAAATTAAGGAAGTTGAAAACTAAAACTAATGCTTTATCAggaaggaatattttatttttaaaactgcttacTTTTGAATGCATTCGTTCTTCATAAATTGTATCCAGAAGGTACATACAGAATACTAAGAATTTCTTACATGAATTGTATTTGATTGTGTTTTTATGATCTAATTTCTGATTCTCAAATTCACATTAAAGTTTGAATTTATGTGAATGAGTAGTTCTTAATCAAATTTTGAGAAATTTGATAAAGCCTAAATATGTAGTGTAATGctgtctctcttcctttcccctcctcacccttttttcttgtcttaagaaaaaaagccctcatAATTCATCTAAGCCACTGTGGTGTGAGGCTATAAAATTCCAAAGTCATTTCATATTGTGCTACATGCTGGTAAACTTAaagtatttagattttttttttaacatctggtACAGTGCGATAGTCTCTTAACCACCGTTCCAATGAAGTGACATGAGGACTCAGGAGCAGGCATGGGACAGTTGGTGgcttgctttcatttccatCTGTATTtactgtgcttaaaaaaaaaaaaaaggggggggggaaggcccaaaacaaacaaaccctccACCCCTCTAGAAATTGTTTATCTCATatgtacagaaattaaattagataTTCATATGGAATGGATTAAAATTTAGATTTGGGAGTAGAGCTCcctctttcctgtttgtttaCGGCTGCTACTAACAATGATGGTTATaataaaggcaaaattttatttcaggaaagagTAAATTAGTGGGTTTTGTAAGACGTAAGCTTGTTAGAATATAGGTATTTTTATTCTAGGGGAGTCACTTCTGTATTGAGCATTGAATGCTCAACTAGTTTTAAGTCATTCATCCACTTATATTGTCATTATTTGCCTACTGACTACTCTGGATTAAGCTCTTGATCTAGTTGTTTCTCTGGTGTCTATAATAAGCTGCAGTGTGCAATGTCATGTGTCCAAGTCTGATACTGCTGGGAAAAGTGAAGGATGTAAAATATCTAAAAGATGTCCTTATATGTGTTTTGACAGATTGGCAAAATGAGGTATGTCAGTGTTCGTGACTTTAAAGGGAAAGTCTTAATTGATATTAGAGAATATTGGATGGATCAAGAAGGTGAAATGAAGCC of Phalacrocorax aristotelis chromosome W, bGulAri2.1, whole genome shotgun sequence contains these proteins:
- the LOC142049607 gene encoding activated RNA polymerase II transcriptional coactivator p15-like isoform X1, coding for MPKSKELVSSSSSVSDSDSEVDKKAKRKKQAAPEKPVKKQKTGESSKGAASSKQNSNRDENMFQIGKMRYVSVRDFKGKVLIDIREYWMDQEGEMKPGRKGISLNPEQWNQLKEQISDIDDAVRKL
- the LOC142049607 gene encoding activated RNA polymerase II transcriptional coactivator p15-like isoform X2 translates to MPKSKELVSSSSSVSDSDSEVDKKAKRKKQAAPEKPVKKQKTGESSKGAASSKQNSNRDENMFQIGKMRYVSVRDFKGKVLIDIREYWMDQEGEMKPGRKGPPGPFPQSCYHDIFESA